In one window of Gemmatimonadota bacterium DNA:
- a CDS encoding roadblock/LC7 domain-containing protein codes for MSGASSWSFREEDSTRIHAILTGFLRESNARTGMIVDRTGQMVAVVGEEPSFDPTAFASLTAADFSANDQLARMIGEPEFGSLFHQGEKESMYLADIARRVILVVLFDNRTTLGLVKLRVRATVLELRQVFEEMFTRGASGQPTVETGFLGEAEDELDKLFGA; via the coding sequence ATGTCAGGTGCCTCCAGCTGGTCATTCCGGGAGGAGGATTCCACCCGGATCCACGCGATTCTCACCGGCTTCCTGCGCGAGTCCAACGCGCGGACCGGGATGATCGTGGACCGGACCGGCCAGATGGTGGCGGTCGTGGGCGAGGAGCCGAGCTTCGACCCCACGGCGTTCGCGTCGCTGACGGCGGCGGACTTCTCCGCCAACGACCAGCTGGCGCGGATGATCGGCGAGCCCGAGTTCGGCAGCCTGTTCCACCAGGGGGAGAAGGAGTCGATGTACCTCGCCGATATCGCGCGGCGGGTGATCCTGGTGGTCCTGTTCGACAACCGCACCACGCTGGGGCTGGTCAAGCTCCGGGTGCGGGCGACGGTCCTGGAACTGCGGCAGGTCTTCGAAGAGATGTTCACGCGGGGCGCGTCCGGCCAGCCAACGGTCGAGACGGGCTTCCTGGGCGAGGCGGAAGATGAGCTCGATAAGCTGTTCGGGGCCTGA
- a CDS encoding Na+:solute symporter, whose translation MTLTPLDWAIVVLSIVVSFIPALVLARRAGQSTAEFFTSGRAAPWWLIGVSMVATTFSTDTPNLVTNLVREKGVANNWAWWSFLLTGMATVFFYARLWRRSGVLTDLEFYEIRYSGRPATLLRGFRAIYLGLFFNCVIMATVNLAAAKIANVVLGWPMVQTLLICAVLNILFAATSGLWGVLVTDFIQFGIAMTGAIALAVFSLRQPEVGGLAGLIARTDPATLNLVPDFGDWSLTLSVLVIPLAVQWWSVWYPGAEPGGGSYIAQRMLAAKSERDALAGTLFFNVAHYAVRSWPWIIVALCSMLVFPTLDDIARTFPYVDPRLIGHDMAYPAMLKFLPPGFMGVMIAGMLAAYVSTISTHLNWGTSYLVHDLYRRFYRPGRTEAHYVMVGRIATALLMVVAAGFTMVLDTARQAFDLLLSVGAGTGLLYLLRWFWWRVNAWSEIAAMVASFVATVGFTLAPRAGLAIPSHVALLATVGITTVAWVATTLLTAPTARAQLVTFYRLVRPAGPGWASVRAEAGVGPADDSLPLALLGWATGIAFVYAALFGTGSFLYGRTSQALVWLVVFVVSGVGLLRLVPRIWGSSTSG comes from the coding sequence ATGACGCTCACGCCGCTCGACTGGGCCATCGTCGTCCTGTCGATCGTGGTCTCCTTCATCCCGGCCCTGGTGCTGGCCCGGCGGGCCGGCCAGAGCACGGCCGAGTTCTTCACCTCGGGCCGCGCGGCACCGTGGTGGCTGATCGGCGTGTCGATGGTGGCCACCACCTTCAGCACCGACACGCCCAACCTGGTGACCAACCTGGTGCGGGAGAAGGGCGTGGCGAACAACTGGGCGTGGTGGTCGTTCCTGCTCACCGGGATGGCCACCGTCTTCTTCTATGCCCGGCTGTGGCGCCGCAGCGGCGTGCTCACCGACCTCGAGTTCTACGAGATCCGCTACTCCGGCCGGCCCGCCACCCTGCTCCGCGGCTTCCGGGCCATCTACCTGGGCCTGTTCTTCAACTGCGTGATCATGGCCACGGTGAACCTGGCCGCGGCCAAGATCGCCAACGTGGTGCTGGGCTGGCCGATGGTGCAGACGCTCCTCATCTGCGCGGTCCTCAACATCCTCTTTGCCGCCACGTCGGGGCTGTGGGGGGTGCTGGTGACCGACTTCATCCAGTTCGGCATCGCGATGACCGGCGCGATCGCGCTCGCGGTGTTCTCGCTGCGCCAGCCGGAGGTCGGCGGCCTCGCGGGGCTCATCGCCCGGACCGACCCGGCCACGCTCAACCTGGTCCCCGACTTCGGCGACTGGAGCCTCACCCTCTCGGTCCTGGTGATCCCGCTGGCGGTGCAGTGGTGGTCGGTCTGGTACCCCGGCGCGGAACCGGGCGGCGGGAGCTACATCGCCCAGCGGATGCTCGCCGCCAAGAGCGAGCGCGATGCCCTCGCCGGCACGCTCTTCTTCAACGTGGCGCACTACGCCGTCCGCAGCTGGCCGTGGATCATCGTCGCGCTCTGCTCGATGCTCGTCTTCCCCACCCTCGACGACATCGCCCGGACCTTCCCCTACGTGGACCCGCGGCTGATCGGGCACGACATGGCGTACCCCGCCATGCTCAAGTTCCTGCCCCCTGGGTTCATGGGGGTGATGATCGCCGGCATGCTGGCGGCGTACGTCTCCACGATCTCCACCCACCTCAACTGGGGCACCAGCTACCTGGTGCATGACCTCTACCGCCGCTTCTACCGCCCCGGCCGGACCGAGGCCCACTACGTGATGGTGGGCCGGATCGCCACGGCGCTGCTGATGGTGGTCGCGGCCGGCTTCACGATGGTGCTGGACACGGCCCGGCAGGCGTTCGACCTGCTGCTCTCGGTCGGCGCCGGGACGGGGCTGCTGTACCTGCTGCGCTGGTTCTGGTGGCGGGTGAACGCCTGGAGCGAGATCGCCGCGATGGTCGCGAGCTTCGTGGCGACCGTCGGCTTCACCCTGGCCCCGCGCGCCGGCCTTGCCATCCCCTCGCACGTGGCGCTGCTCGCCACGGTGGGCATCACCACCGTGGCCTGGGTGGCCACGACGCTCCTGACCGCCCCCACGGCGCGCGCCCAGCTGGTCACGTTCTACCGCCTGGTGCGGCCGGCGGGGCCGGGCTGGGCCTCGGTCCGGGCCGAGGCGGGCGTGGGGCCGGCCGACGACAGCCTCCCCCTCGCGCTGCTCGGCTGGGCCACGGGGATCGCCTTCGTCTATGCCGCGCTCTTCGGCACGGGCAGCTTCCTGTATGGCCGGACCAGCCAGGCCCTGGTCTGGCTCGTGGTCTTCGTGGTCAGCGGCGTCGGGTTGCTGCGCCTGGTGCCGCGCATCTGGGGCAGCAGCACGTCCGGCTGA
- the dnaX gene encoding DNA polymerase III subunit gamma/tau yields MALALARKYRPRRFSDLLVQDHVAQVLRGAVVKNRVGHGYLLTGPRGVGKTTAARILAMALNCERKGQVDPAGEPCGACDSCQRIWTGVANLDVVEIDAASNRGVDDARELRERAMYAASKEGHHKVYIVDEAHMLTREAWNALLKILEEPPPGVVFVFATTEPQKIAQSAAPVLSRLQRFDFRRIGAGAIRDRLRGVLEAEYIEADDDALTLIARQADGGMRDALSVLDQCLSFGEGRVTALRVREILGLVADDAYGDLLGLLVARQPAGVFALLDRLEDAGADLIEFMGGAGDALRSLLMLELGARPDGLTEALLQTLEGLRGQLAVGDLVRMLKLLGDAEAGIRRSASPRLAVETLLLRWALLDRTVDLEAVLAGAGRPDPGPAGPPRPPETRAAAVPAPAAPPRRGAPEAAAPSVPAPAPVAPAPAAPAMVRAEFTLEGLVRSWPDLVAVARAQGRFLGEAMASARPAAAEAPMVTLTVPDGNPIHVEGLERQRDAVQALLSEALGAPVHLGITAGGPGPGSTPRARRLSESESRAERLRVLKGRDPALEAAAESLDLEVLE; encoded by the coding sequence ATGGCTCTCGCGCTCGCCCGCAAGTACCGCCCCCGCCGCTTCAGCGACCTCCTGGTCCAGGACCACGTCGCGCAGGTGCTGCGGGGCGCCGTGGTCAAGAACCGGGTGGGCCATGGCTACCTGCTCACCGGCCCCCGGGGCGTGGGCAAGACCACCGCCGCCCGCATCCTGGCCATGGCGCTCAACTGCGAGCGGAAGGGCCAGGTGGATCCCGCCGGCGAGCCCTGCGGCGCGTGCGACAGCTGCCAGCGGATCTGGACCGGCGTGGCCAACCTCGACGTGGTCGAGATCGACGCCGCCAGCAACCGCGGCGTGGACGATGCCCGGGAGCTCCGGGAGCGGGCGATGTACGCGGCGAGCAAGGAGGGCCACCACAAGGTGTACATCGTGGACGAGGCCCACATGCTCACCCGGGAGGCCTGGAACGCGCTGCTCAAGATCCTCGAGGAGCCGCCCCCGGGGGTGGTGTTCGTCTTTGCCACCACCGAGCCGCAGAAGATTGCCCAGAGCGCCGCCCCCGTGCTGTCGCGGCTGCAGCGATTCGACTTCCGCCGCATCGGCGCCGGCGCCATCCGCGACCGCCTGCGCGGGGTCCTCGAGGCGGAGTACATCGAGGCCGACGACGACGCCCTGACACTCATTGCCCGCCAGGCCGATGGCGGCATGCGCGACGCCCTCTCCGTGCTCGACCAGTGCCTCTCCTTCGGCGAAGGGCGGGTCACCGCCCTCCGGGTGCGCGAGATCCTCGGGCTGGTGGCCGACGACGCCTACGGCGACCTCCTCGGCCTGCTGGTGGCGCGGCAGCCCGCCGGGGTCTTCGCCCTGCTGGACCGCCTGGAAGACGCCGGCGCCGACCTGATCGAGTTCATGGGCGGGGCGGGGGATGCGCTGCGGTCCCTGCTCATGCTCGAACTCGGGGCGCGCCCCGATGGGCTCACCGAGGCGCTGCTCCAGACCCTGGAAGGGCTCCGGGGCCAGCTCGCGGTCGGGGACCTGGTCCGGATGCTCAAGCTCCTGGGCGATGCCGAGGCGGGGATCCGCCGGAGCGCCAGCCCGCGGCTCGCGGTCGAGACGCTCCTGCTCCGCTGGGCGCTCCTGGACCGGACCGTGGATCTGGAAGCGGTCCTGGCGGGCGCCGGCAGGCCCGATCCGGGTCCCGCCGGGCCCCCCAGGCCTCCGGAGACCAGGGCGGCGGCCGTGCCGGCGCCAGCGGCTCCCCCCCGCCGGGGCGCACCGGAAGCCGCCGCGCCGTCCGTGCCGGCCCCCGCGCCCGTCGCCCCGGCTCCGGCTGCGCCGGCGATGGTGCGGGCGGAGTTCACGCTGGAGGGCCTGGTCCGGTCCTGGCCCGACCTGGTGGCGGTGGCGCGGGCCCAGGGGCGCTTCCTCGGGGAGGCCATGGCCTCGGCCCGCCCCGCGGCCGCGGAGGCGCCCATGGTCACCCTTACCGTCCCCGACGGCAACCCGATCCACGTCGAGGGCCTGGAACGGCAGCGAGACGCGGTGCAGGCGCTGCTCAGCGAGGCCCTCGGCGCCCCCGTCCACCTGGGGATCACGGCCGGCGGCCCCGGTCCCGGGAGTACCCCGAGGGCCCGCCGGCTGAGCGAGTCGGAATCCCGGGCCGAGCGCCTCCGGGTGCTCAAGGGCCGGGACCCGGCGCTGGAAGCGGCGGCGGAGAGCCTCGATCTCGAGGTGCTGGAATAG
- the recR gene encoding recombination protein RecR has protein sequence MGALDDLVTEFARLPGVGRKTAQRLAHHLVQQPGERLTRLAQALVSVAERVRPCTVCGNVAEGERCDICLDARRDAGLICVVEEPAAVTSLERAGEYRGSYHVLGGRLDPLGGIGPEALRLDQLVARVRAGGVREVILATNPSMEGEVTATYVQQLLAGAAVKVSRLARGLPVGGDLEYVDGVTLAHALTARQELR, from the coding sequence GTGGGCGCCCTGGACGACCTGGTGACGGAGTTCGCCCGGCTCCCCGGCGTGGGTCGCAAGACTGCCCAGCGGCTGGCGCACCACCTGGTACAGCAGCCGGGCGAACGGCTGACCCGGCTGGCTCAGGCGCTGGTCTCGGTGGCGGAGCGGGTGCGGCCCTGTACCGTCTGCGGCAACGTCGCGGAGGGCGAGCGCTGCGACATCTGCCTCGACGCGCGGCGGGACGCCGGCCTGATCTGTGTAGTGGAGGAGCCGGCGGCGGTGACCAGCCTCGAGCGCGCCGGGGAGTATCGCGGCAGCTACCACGTGCTGGGCGGCCGGCTCGATCCGCTCGGCGGGATCGGTCCCGAGGCGCTCCGGCTGGACCAGCTGGTGGCGCGGGTCCGGGCCGGTGGGGTGCGTGAGGTCATCCTCGCCACCAATCCCTCCATGGAGGGTGAGGTCACCGCCACCTACGTGCAGCAGCTGCTGGCCGGCGCGGCGGTGAAGGTGAGCCGGCTGGCGCGGGGCCTCCCGGTGGGCGGCGACCTCGAGTACGTCGACGGCGTCACGCTGGCGCACGCGCTCACCGCGCGGCAGGAGCTCCGCTGA
- a CDS encoding YbaB/EbfC family nucleoid-associated protein: MADWQQFMQLGQQMQGRLQELQRNLAETTYDAQAGAGLVRVTVDGKGALRALWIDPEAFAGRDAELLSDLIAGAVAEAQRRAAEALQAEMRRAAPFPFPLPS, encoded by the coding sequence ATGGCGGATTGGCAGCAGTTCATGCAGCTCGGCCAGCAGATGCAGGGGCGTCTCCAGGAGCTCCAGCGGAACCTGGCGGAGACGACCTACGACGCGCAGGCCGGAGCCGGCCTGGTGCGGGTCACGGTCGATGGCAAGGGTGCGCTCCGCGCGTTGTGGATCGATCCCGAGGCGTTCGCCGGGCGCGATGCCGAATTGCTGTCGGACCTGATCGCGGGGGCGGTGGCCGAGGCCCAGCGACGGGCCGCCGAGGCGCTGCAGGCGGAGATGCGGCGCGCGGCCCCGTTCCCCTTTCCCCTCCCGTCGTAG